AATCCGTTCGCTATGCTATTTAGTGAGCGTCCCCTAACCAACGCGCAGATTAGTAATGCACAGATTAATATGAGAATGTGCAATGGGAGACTTGACCCCAGATTCTTATGACCCCAGATTCTTATGACCCCAGATTCTTATTATGATCCTTGCATGAGACAAACTATTCTACTTGGTGCTTTTTCCATAACTAATATAGGTATTTCTTTATTATTTCAGTGGTATGTATTCACTCAATTGGGGCCTGGAATAGAGACGGATGCGTTATTTGCTGGTATGGCACTTCCACAATTTGTGTTGGCAATGATTAACGGATCACTCATGCACGTTTTGGTTCCATTGCTTGCAGGAGAAAAAGAAAATCTTCTTCGCCATGATGCTTGGGGATTCCTTTTTTTGATTGGTAGTTTATTCAGCTTGCTGGCAACCATTCTTTATCTAACGGCACCATGGTGGATACCGATCACACTACCTGGTTTCAGTGATGAGGGGTTGGCTTTGACTGTCAAACTTACGCGCATTCAACTTATTGGTATTGTATTTTCTGCCATCAATGGAGTTCAATGGGCTACCTACCATGCTTGTCAAAAATTTTTATGGGCTGAGTTCACTCCGATTTTATCCAGCCTATTAGGTCTTTTGTTATTGATTTTTGTTCTTCCCGAATATGGTATTGTTGCGGCTGCATGGATAAATACTTTACGCATGTGGCTACAGACTTTATTGCTTGCTCCAGGTATGAAAAAACCAGTTTGGCCTGATTTAGCAAGCCCTACACTCAACGTAGCATGGCAACGCATCAAGCCACTTCTGTTGGGGACAGCCTATTACAAAACCGATCCGTTGATTGATCGTTTTCTACTTTCAACTGCTAGTAGTGGTAGCTTGTCGTTGTATTATCTAGCTCAACAGATTTACGGTGCCGTCAATCAAGTGTTGAACAAGGCTATTGCTGCACCTTTGGTGCCACTGTTAAGTAAATTTCATAAGGCAGGAGATAATAATGGATTTCAATATATCTATCACCAAAAATTGTTACAAGTGGGTGGAATATGTCTCGTCGGATTATTGATTTTAGGTTTATTTGGTCAAACTATACTTAATTTATTAATCGGACATGGAAATGTTAGTGTTGAAAATGCAAAAGAATTATGGTGGATCATGATCTGGCTTAGTGGTGTTTTTATTGGCGGTGCTATGGCGCAAATGTCATCATCATCATTTTATGCAAGTGGTGACACCAAAACTCTCGTAAAAATATCAATAATATCTTATACAATTTTTGTTGTTTGTAAAATAGCATCTTTTTATTATTGGGGCGTAATTGGTCTAGCAATAACTACAAGTATTTATTACATAATGAATTTATCAATACAAATTTATTTATTGGAAAACAAGTATTATGAATATTCCAAAAGAAGTAACTCTTGAAGATATTACATGTCCTCTTGGATGCCGTAAAAACGATGAAATCGTGATAACGGGGTGCGACTTATTGCATAATCTACCCGGTGAATTTACCGTCGTCAAATGTCGTACTTGTGGGTTAATGCGTACCAACCCACGACCAAATCCTAACACAATTGGTTTTTATTATCCA
This window of the Gammaproteobacteria bacterium genome carries:
- a CDS encoding Virulence factor MviN; its protein translation is MTPDSYYDPCMRQTILLGAFSITNIGISLLFQWYVFTQLGPGIETDALFAGMALPQFVLAMINGSLMHVLVPLLAGEKENLLRHDAWGFLFLIGSLFSLLATILYLTAPWWIPITLPGFSDEGLALTVKLTRIQLIGIVFSAINGVQWATYHACQKFLWAEFTPILSSLLGLLLLIFVLPEYGIVAAAWINTLRMWLQTLLLAPGMKKPVWPDLASPTLNVAWQRIKPLLLGTAYYKTDPLIDRFLLSTASSGSLSLYYLAQQIYGAVNQVLNKAIAAPLVPLLSKFHKAGDNNGFQYIYHQKLLQVGGICLVGLLILGLFGQTILNLLIGHGNVSVENAKELWWIMIWLSGVFIGGAMAQMSSSSFYASGDTKTLVKISIISYTIFVVCKIASFYYWGVIGLAITTSIYYIMNLSIQIYLLENKYYEYSKRSNS